A window of the Odocoileus virginianus isolate 20LAN1187 ecotype Illinois chromosome 20, Ovbor_1.2, whole genome shotgun sequence genome harbors these coding sequences:
- the HIPK4 gene encoding homeodomain-interacting protein kinase 4: MATIQSETDCYDIIEVLGKGTFGEVAKGWRRSTGEMVAIKILKNDAYRNRIIKNELKLLRCMRGLDPEEAHVIRFLEFFHDALKFYLVFELLEQNLFEFQKENNFAPLPARHIRTVTLQVLRALARLKELAIIHADLKPENIMLVDQTRCPFRVKVIDFGSASIFSEVRYVKEPYIQSRFYRAPEILLGLPFCEKVDMWSLGCIMAELHLGWPLYPGNNEYDQVRYICETQGLPKPHLLHAARKAHHFFKRNPHPDAANPWQLKSSADYLAETKVRPLERRKYMLKSLDQIETVNGVGVASRLTFPDREVLAEHTDLKSMVELIKRMLTWESHERISPSAALCHPFVSMQQLRSAHETTRYYQLSLRSCRLSLQVEGKAPMSVLAAVEDGPPYYRLAEEEAAMGLGSTGGSGPFFREEKAPGMQRAIDQLDDLSLQEAGRGLWGETRADVIPDALAPLKAAAMGRRLPESSPEPILAFYGSRLVGRHKIRKPPAGSKSDSNFSNLIRLSQTSPEDDTPHRASGWAEGERLGASAEPPVIPQRDGDGPDIKDMTMDAESPGPELFDPNSCPGEWLSEPDWTLEGLRGPRAQGLPPRHTHPHGPPRATSFLQHVGGHH, translated from the exons ATGGCCACCATCCAGTCGGAGACTGACTGCTACGACATCATCGAGGTGCTGGGCAAGGGCACCTTCGGGGAGGTGGCCAAGGGCTGGCGGCGAAGCACGGGCGAGATGGTGGCCATCAAGATCCTGAAGAACGACGCCTACCGCAACCGGATCATCAAGAATGAGCTGAAGCTGCTGCGCTGCATGCGGGGCCTGGACCCCGAGGAGGCCCACGTCATCCGCTTCCTCGAGTTCTTCCACGACGCCCTCAAGTTCTACCTGGTCTTCGAGCTGCTGGAGCAAAACCTTTTCGAATTCCAGAAGGAGAACAACTTCGCGCCCCTCCCTGCCCGCCACATCCGCACGGTCACCCTGCAGGTACTCCGGGCCCTGGCCAGGCTCAAGGAACTCGCCATCATCCACGCTGATCTCAAGCCCGAGAACATCATGCTGGTGGACCAGACCCGCTGTCCCTTCAGGGTCAAG GTGATCGACTTTGGCTCGGCCAGCATATTCAGCGAGGTGCGTTACGTCAAGGAACCCTACATCCAGTCCCGCTTCTACCGGGCCCCCGAGATTCTGCTGGGGCTGCCCTTCTGCGAGAAGGTGGACATGTGGTCCCTGGGCTGCATCATGGCTGAGCTGCACCTGGGCTGGCCCCTCTACCCAGGCAACAACGAGTATGACCAGGTGCGTTACATCTGTGAGACGCAGGGCCTGCCCAAGCCCCACCTGCTGCATGCCGCCCGCAAGGCCCACCACTTCTTCAAGCGCAACCCACACCCCGACGCCGCCAACCCCTGGCAGTTGAAATCCTCAGCTGACTACCTGGCTGAGACCAAG GTGCGCCCACTGGAGCGCCGTAAGTACATGCTTAAGTCGCTGGACCAGATTGAGACGGTGAACGGTGTCGGGGTGGCCAGTCGGCTGACCTTCCCGGACCGAGAGGTGCTGGCGGAGCACACCGATCTCAAGAGCATGGTGGAGCTGATCAAGCGCATGCTGACCTGGGAGTCGCATGAACGGATCAGCCCCAGCGCCGCCCTGTGCCACCCCTTTGTGTCCATGCAGCAGCTGCGCAGTGCCCACGAGACCACCCGCTATTACCAGCTCTCTCTGCGCAGCTGCCGCTTGTCCCTGCAGGTGGAGGGAAAGGCACCCATGTCGGTCTTGGCCGCCGTGGAAGACGGGCCCCCCTACTACCGTCTGGCCGAGGAGGAGGCGGCCATGGGCCTGGGCAGCACAGGGGGCAGTGGGCCCTTCTTCCGAGAGGAGAAGGCCCCCGGCATGCAGAGGGCCATCGATCAGCTGGACGACCTGAGCCTGCAGGAGGCGGGGCGTGGGCTCTGGGGCGAGACCCGGGCCGACGTGATCCCCGACGCGCTGGCCCCGCTCAAGGCTGCCGCCATGGGCCGCCGGCTGCCCGAGTCCAGCCCCGAGCCCATTCTGGCCTTCTACGGCAGCCGCCTGGTGGGCCGCCACAAGATCCGCAAACCACCTGCAGGCTCCAAGTCTGACTCCAACTTCAGCAACCTGATCCGGCTGAGCCAGACCTCACCTGAGGATGACACCCCACACAGGGCCAGTGGCTGGGCGGAAGGAGAGCGCCTTGGGGCCTCTGCCGAGCCGCCTGTCATCCCGCAGCGCGACGGGGATGGGCCAGACATCAAAGACATGACCATGGATGCTGAG AGTCCAGGCCCTGAGCTCTTCGACCCCAACAGCTGTCCTGGGGAATGGCTGAGTGAGCCAGACTGGACCCTGGAGGGCCTCAGGGGGCCGCGGGCTCAGGGGCTCCCCCCACGCCACACCCACCCACATGGTCCACCCCGGGCCACCAGCTTTCTGCAGCACGTTGGCGGGCACCACTGA
- the PRX gene encoding periaxin isoform X1, producing the protein MDYNHQTPLFMGFPSQEYWNEKKRKKKKEYWSGLQFPSPGDLSDPGIEPMSPTLQELRRAELVEIIVETEAQTGVSGINVAGGGKEGIFVRELREDSPAARNLSLQEGDQLLSARVFFENFKYEDALRLLQCAEPYKVSFCLKRTVPTGDLALRPGTVAGYEIKGPRAKVAKLNIQSLSPVKKKKMVMPGALGAPADLAPVDVEFSFPKFSRLRRGLKAEAVEGPVPAAPTRRRLQLPRLRVREVAEEAQVARLAAAAPPPRKAKAEAEVAAGPRFTAPQVELVGPRLPGAEVGVPQVPAPKGEAAPAAEAVSGFALHLPTLGLGAPAAPAVEPAAVGIQIPQVELPSLPSLPALPTLPCLETREGAVAVTVPTLDVAAPTVGVDLALPGAEVEPRGEVPEVALKMPRLSFPRFGARAKEAAEVKVKGPKLRMPTFGLSILEPRPAAPEAPESKLKLPTIKMPSFGIGVSPPEVKVPKGPEVKLPKVPEVKLPKMPEPVLPEVRLPEVELPKVSEMKLPKVPEVAVPEVRLPEVQLPKVPEMKLPKVPEMAVPEVRLPEVQLPKVPEMKLPEVKLPKVPEMAVPEVRLPEVQLPKVPEMKLPKVPEVICPEMKLPKVPEVICPEMKLPKVPEMAVPEVRLPEVQLPKVPEVKLPEVKLPEVKLPKVPEMAVPEVRLPEVQLPKVSEMKVPDVKLPEVKLPEIKLPKVPEMVVPDVHLPEVHLPKVSEMRLPEVQAPKVPEVHLPKAPEVKLPKAPEVQLKAARVEEAEGMDFGFKMPKMTLPKLGRAESPARGKPGEAGAEVSGKLVTLPCLQPEVGSEARVGVPSLTLPSVELDLPGALGLEGQAAAKVGKGEQAEAAGVGEVAFRLPSVEIVTPQLPTLEEGQAEVTEAKVKPSSKFSLPKFGLSGPKVTKAEAEGAGRAAKLKVSKFAISLPRARVGTEVEAKGMEEAGLLPALDLSIPQLSLDSHLPTGKAEVAGADIKLKGPRFGLPKFGVRGRDTEAGELVPGMAELEGKNKGWDGKVKMPKLKMPSFGLARGKEADISGGRVSPGEKSESTAVQLKIPEVELVALGAQEEGRVEEEAAGGRGRLTGLQVSPAKQVGTEAQDGGLRMPLGISLPQVELTGFREATPGQQAESSAPPAEGTAGYRVHMPQVTLALPGAQAAGGELFVGEGVFKMPAVTVPQLELDVGLSREVQDGEATTGEGGLKLKVPTLGARAGAGAEGPSDQSAGAERTFHLSLPDVELSPPAVGTHAEYQVAEGEGDAGHKLKVRLPRFGLARAKEGAEEGEKAKSPKLKLPRVGFSQSEAVSGEGSPSPEEEDAEGGGEGASGRRGRVRVRLPRVGLAAPSKASRGQEGEAAPKSPSGEKSPKFRFPRVSLSPKARGGSGDQDEGGFRVRLPSVGFSETGPPGPTRMEGAQAAVI; encoded by the exons GAGCTGAGGCGGGCGGAGTTGGTGGAGATCATCGTGGAGACAGAGGCGCAGACCGGGGTCAGCGGCATCAACGTAGCAGGAGGCGGCAAGGAGGGAATCTTCGTCCGCGAGCTGCGTGAGGACTCGCCAGCGGCCAGGAACCTCAGCCTGCAGGAAG GGGACCAGCTGCTGAGTGCCAGAGTGTTCTTCGAGAACTTCAAGTACGAGGACGCGCTCCGTCTGCTGCAATGCGCCGAGCCTTACAAGGTCTCCTTCTGCCTGAAGCGCACTGTACCCACCGGGGACCTGGCGCTACGGCCCGGGACCGTGGCCGGCTACGAGATCAAGGGCCCGCGGGCCAAGGTGGCCAAGCTG aacATCCAGAGTCTGTCCCctgtgaagaagaagaagatggtgatgcctggggccctgggggccccTGCAGACTTGGCCCCTGTTGACGTCGaattctcctttcccaagttcTCCCGTCTGCGTCGAGGCCTCAAAGCCGAGGCTGTTGAGGGTCCTGTCCCAGCTGCCCCCACCCGCCGGCGCCTCCAGCTGCCTCGGCTGCGGGTCCGAGAAGTGGCCGAAGAGGCCCAAGTAGCCAGGCTGGCCGCCGCCGCTCCTCCCCCCCGGAAGGCCAAAGCAGAGGCCGAGGTGGCAGCAGGACCCCGTTTCACGGCTCCCCAGGTGGAGCTGGTTGGGCCCCGGCTGCCAGGTGCCGAGGTGGGTGTCCCCCAAGTCCCAGCCCCCAAGGGGGAGGCAGCCCCTGCAGCAGAGGCCGTCAGCGGCTTTGCCCTCCACCTGCCAACCCTTGGGCTGGGAGCCCCAGCTGCCCCTGCCGTGGAGCCTGCGGCTGTAGGGATCCAGATCCCCCAAGTGGAGCTGCCCTCCTTGCCCTCGCTACCTGCTCTGCCCACACTTCCCTGCCTGGAGACCCGGGAAGGGGCTGTGGCAGTGACGGTGCCCACCCTGGACGTAGCAGCGCCTACAGTGGGGGTGGACCTGGCCTTGCCCGGTGCAGAGGTGGAACCCCGAGGCGAGGTGCCCGAGGTGGCCCTGAAGATGCCCCGCCTCAGTTTCCCCCGCTTTGGGGCCCGAGCAAAGGAAGCTGCTGAAGTCAAGGTGAAGGGGCCCAAGCTTCGAATGCCCACTTTCGGGCTCTCTATCCTGGAGCCCCGGCCTGCTGCCCCCGAAGCCCCCGAGAGCAAGCTGAAGCTGCCCACCATCAAGATGCCCTCCTTTGGCATCGGGGTCTCGCCGCCGGAGGTCAAGGTGCCCAAGGGGCCTGAGGTGAAGCTCCCCAAGGTCCCAGAGGTCAAGCTCCCCAAAATGCCCGAGCCAGTGCTTCCAGAGGTGCGACTCCCAGAGGTGGAGCTCCCGAAGGTGTCAGAGATGAAGCTTCCGAAGGTGCCAGAGGTGGCCGTGCCCGAGGTGAGACTTCCAGAGGTGCAGCTGCCAAAAGTCCCAGAGATGAAGCTGCCAAAGGTGCCGGAGATGGCCGTGCCCGAAGTGCGTCTCCCAGAAGTGCAGCTGCCGAAAGTCCCGGAGATGAAACTCCCCGAGGTGAAGCTCCCGAAGGTGCCAGAGATGGCCGTGCCGGAAGTGCGTCTCCCAGAAGTGCAGCTGCCGAAAGTCCCGGAGATGAAGCTGCCGAAGGTGCCCGAGGTGATATGCCCGGAGATGAAGCTGCCGAAGGTGCCCGAGGTGATATGCCCGGAAATGAAACTCCCGAAGGTGCCAGAGATGGCCGTGCCGGAAGTGCGACTCCCAGAGGTGCAGCTGCCGAAAGTCCCCGAGGTGAAACTCCCTGAGGTGAAACTCCCTGAGGTGAAGCTCCCGAAGGTGCCTGAGATGGCCGTGCCGGAAGTGCGTCTCCCAGAGGTGCAGCTGCCGAAAGTCTCGGAGATGAAGGTCCCTGACGTCAAACTCCCTGAGGTGAAGCTCCCGGAGATAAAACTCCCCAAGGTGCCGGAAATGGTCGTGCCCGACGTCCACCTCCCGGAAGTACATCTGCCAAAAGTGTCGGAGATGCGGCTGCCAGAAGTGCAGGCTCCCAAGGTCCCGGAGGTGCATCTGCCGAAGGCACCAGAGGTGAAGCTGCCCAAGGCTCCGGAGGTACAGCTAAAAGCTGCCAGGGTAGAGGAGGCAGAGGGCATGGACTTTGGCTTCAAGATGCCCAAGATGACCTTGCCCAAGCTAGGGAGGGCGGAGTCCCCAGCTCGGGGCAAGCCGGGTGAGGCAGGCGCTGAGGTCTCGGGGAAGCTGGTGACACTTCCCTGTCTGCAGCCAGAGGTGGGCAGTGAGGCTCGTGTGGGTGTCCCCTCTCTCACACTGCCCTCGGTGGAGCTAGACCTGCCAGGGGCTCTCGGCCTTGAGGGGCAGGCTGCTGCCAAAGTGGGCAAAGGGGAGCAGGCAGAAGCAGCTGGGGTCGGGGAAGTGGCCTTCCGGTTGCCTTCCGTGGAGATCGTCACCCCACAGCTTCCCACACTGGAGGAAGGGCAGGCAGAGGTGACAGAGGCGAAAGTCAAGCCCTCCTCCAAGTTCTCCCTGCCCAAGTTTGGACTCTCGGGGCCAAAGGTGACCAAGGCAGAGGCTGAGGGGGCCGGACGAGCTGCCAAGCTGAAGGTGTCCAAGTTCGCCATCTCACTCCCCAGGGCTCGGGTGGGGACCGAGGTGGAGGCCAAGGGTATGGAGGAGGCAGGTCTGCTGCCCGCCCTCGACCTGTCCATCCCGCAGCTAAGCCTGGATTCCCATCTGCCCACAGGCAAGGCAGAGGTTGCTGGGGCCGATATCAAGctcaaggggcccaggtttggcCTGCCCAAGTTTGGGGTCAGGGGCCGGGACACTGAGGCGGGAGAACTAGTGCCAGGGATGGCTGAGCTGGAGGGCAAGAACAAGGGCTGGGATGGGAAGGTGAAGATGCCCAAGCTGAAGATGCCCTCCTTTGGGCTGGCTCGAGGGAAGGAAGCAGACATCTCGGGTGGGCGAGTCAGCCCCGGGGAAAAGTCAGAGTCCACAGCTGTGCAGCTTAAGATCCCCGAGGTGGAATTGGTTGCTCTGGGGGCCCAGGAGGAGGGGCGGGTAGAGGAGGAGGCAGCCGGCGGCCGAGGACGGCTCACAGGCCTGCAAGTGTCCCCAGCCAAGCAGGTGGGCACTGAGGCCCAGGACGGGGGGCTGAGGATGCCACTGGGCATCTCCCTGCCCCAGGTGGAGCTCACCGGCTTTAGGGAGGCCACCCCGGGCCAGCAGGCTGAGAGTTCGGCCCCTCCAGCAGAGGGCACAGCAGGCTACAGGGTCCACATGCCTCAAGTGACCTTGGCTCTACCTGGAGCCCAGGCGGCGGGTGGCGAGCTGTTCGTGGGCGAAGGTGTCTTCAAGATGCCCGCTGTGACAGTGCCCCAGCTTGAGCTGGACGTGGGGCTGAGCCGAGAGGTGCAGGACGGGGAGGCCACCACCGGTGAGGGTGGGCTGAAGCTGAAGGTGCCTACACTGGGGGCTAGAGCTGGGGCCGGGGCTGAGGGGCCAAGCGACCAGTCTGCAGGGGCAGAGCGCACCTTCCACCTCTCCCTGCCCGACGTGGAGCTCTCCCCGCCCGCCGTGGGCACCCACGCTGAGTAccaggtggcagagggtgagggaGATGCCGGACACAAGCTCAAGGTGCGGCTGCCCCGGTTTGGCCTGGCACGGGCCAAGGAGGGGGCTGAGGAAGGTGAGAAGGCCAAGAGCCCAAAACTCAAGCTGCCCCGCGTGGGCTTCAGCCAGAGCGAGGCGGTCAGTGGAGAAGGCTCCCCCAGCCCCGAGGAGGAGGACGCGGAAGGCGGCGGGGAAGGGGCCTCCGGGCGCCGAGGTCGTGTCCGAGTCCGCTTGCCCCGTGTGGGCCTGGCTGCCCCTTCCAAGGCCTCCCGGGGGCAGGAGGGTGAGGCGGCGCCCAAGTCTCCCAGTGGGGAGAAGTCACCCAAGTTCCGCTTCCCCCGGGTGTCCCTAAGCCCCAAGGCTCGGGGCGGGAGCGGGGACCAGGATGAGGGTGGATTCCGGGTGCGGCTGCCCAGTGTGGGGTTTTCCGAGACGGGCCCTCCAGGCCCCACGAGGATGGAGGGGGCTCAGGCTGCTGTCATCTGA
- the PRX gene encoding periaxin isoform X2: MEARSRSAEELRRAELVEIIVETEAQTGVSGINVAGGGKEGIFVRELREDSPAARNLSLQEGDQLLSARVFFENFKYEDALRLLQCAEPYKVSFCLKRTVPTGDLALRPGTVAGYEIKGPRAKVAKLNIQSLSPVKKKKMVMPGALGAPADLAPVDVEFSFPKFSRLRRGLKAEAVEGPVPAAPTRRRLQLPRLRVREVAEEAQVARLAAAAPPPRKAKAEAEVAAGPRFTAPQVELVGPRLPGAEVGVPQVPAPKGEAAPAAEAVSGFALHLPTLGLGAPAAPAVEPAAVGIQIPQVELPSLPSLPALPTLPCLETREGAVAVTVPTLDVAAPTVGVDLALPGAEVEPRGEVPEVALKMPRLSFPRFGARAKEAAEVKVKGPKLRMPTFGLSILEPRPAAPEAPESKLKLPTIKMPSFGIGVSPPEVKVPKGPEVKLPKVPEVKLPKMPEPVLPEVRLPEVELPKVSEMKLPKVPEVAVPEVRLPEVQLPKVPEMKLPKVPEMAVPEVRLPEVQLPKVPEMKLPEVKLPKVPEMAVPEVRLPEVQLPKVPEMKLPKVPEVICPEMKLPKVPEVICPEMKLPKVPEMAVPEVRLPEVQLPKVPEVKLPEVKLPEVKLPKVPEMAVPEVRLPEVQLPKVSEMKVPDVKLPEVKLPEIKLPKVPEMVVPDVHLPEVHLPKVSEMRLPEVQAPKVPEVHLPKAPEVKLPKAPEVQLKAARVEEAEGMDFGFKMPKMTLPKLGRAESPARGKPGEAGAEVSGKLVTLPCLQPEVGSEARVGVPSLTLPSVELDLPGALGLEGQAAAKVGKGEQAEAAGVGEVAFRLPSVEIVTPQLPTLEEGQAEVTEAKVKPSSKFSLPKFGLSGPKVTKAEAEGAGRAAKLKVSKFAISLPRARVGTEVEAKGMEEAGLLPALDLSIPQLSLDSHLPTGKAEVAGADIKLKGPRFGLPKFGVRGRDTEAGELVPGMAELEGKNKGWDGKVKMPKLKMPSFGLARGKEADISGGRVSPGEKSESTAVQLKIPEVELVALGAQEEGRVEEEAAGGRGRLTGLQVSPAKQVGTEAQDGGLRMPLGISLPQVELTGFREATPGQQAESSAPPAEGTAGYRVHMPQVTLALPGAQAAGGELFVGEGVFKMPAVTVPQLELDVGLSREVQDGEATTGEGGLKLKVPTLGARAGAGAEGPSDQSAGAERTFHLSLPDVELSPPAVGTHAEYQVAEGEGDAGHKLKVRLPRFGLARAKEGAEEGEKAKSPKLKLPRVGFSQSEAVSGEGSPSPEEEDAEGGGEGASGRRGRVRVRLPRVGLAAPSKASRGQEGEAAPKSPSGEKSPKFRFPRVSLSPKARGGSGDQDEGGFRVRLPSVGFSETGPPGPTRMEGAQAAVI; this comes from the exons GAGCTGAGGCGGGCGGAGTTGGTGGAGATCATCGTGGAGACAGAGGCGCAGACCGGGGTCAGCGGCATCAACGTAGCAGGAGGCGGCAAGGAGGGAATCTTCGTCCGCGAGCTGCGTGAGGACTCGCCAGCGGCCAGGAACCTCAGCCTGCAGGAAG GGGACCAGCTGCTGAGTGCCAGAGTGTTCTTCGAGAACTTCAAGTACGAGGACGCGCTCCGTCTGCTGCAATGCGCCGAGCCTTACAAGGTCTCCTTCTGCCTGAAGCGCACTGTACCCACCGGGGACCTGGCGCTACGGCCCGGGACCGTGGCCGGCTACGAGATCAAGGGCCCGCGGGCCAAGGTGGCCAAGCTG aacATCCAGAGTCTGTCCCctgtgaagaagaagaagatggtgatgcctggggccctgggggccccTGCAGACTTGGCCCCTGTTGACGTCGaattctcctttcccaagttcTCCCGTCTGCGTCGAGGCCTCAAAGCCGAGGCTGTTGAGGGTCCTGTCCCAGCTGCCCCCACCCGCCGGCGCCTCCAGCTGCCTCGGCTGCGGGTCCGAGAAGTGGCCGAAGAGGCCCAAGTAGCCAGGCTGGCCGCCGCCGCTCCTCCCCCCCGGAAGGCCAAAGCAGAGGCCGAGGTGGCAGCAGGACCCCGTTTCACGGCTCCCCAGGTGGAGCTGGTTGGGCCCCGGCTGCCAGGTGCCGAGGTGGGTGTCCCCCAAGTCCCAGCCCCCAAGGGGGAGGCAGCCCCTGCAGCAGAGGCCGTCAGCGGCTTTGCCCTCCACCTGCCAACCCTTGGGCTGGGAGCCCCAGCTGCCCCTGCCGTGGAGCCTGCGGCTGTAGGGATCCAGATCCCCCAAGTGGAGCTGCCCTCCTTGCCCTCGCTACCTGCTCTGCCCACACTTCCCTGCCTGGAGACCCGGGAAGGGGCTGTGGCAGTGACGGTGCCCACCCTGGACGTAGCAGCGCCTACAGTGGGGGTGGACCTGGCCTTGCCCGGTGCAGAGGTGGAACCCCGAGGCGAGGTGCCCGAGGTGGCCCTGAAGATGCCCCGCCTCAGTTTCCCCCGCTTTGGGGCCCGAGCAAAGGAAGCTGCTGAAGTCAAGGTGAAGGGGCCCAAGCTTCGAATGCCCACTTTCGGGCTCTCTATCCTGGAGCCCCGGCCTGCTGCCCCCGAAGCCCCCGAGAGCAAGCTGAAGCTGCCCACCATCAAGATGCCCTCCTTTGGCATCGGGGTCTCGCCGCCGGAGGTCAAGGTGCCCAAGGGGCCTGAGGTGAAGCTCCCCAAGGTCCCAGAGGTCAAGCTCCCCAAAATGCCCGAGCCAGTGCTTCCAGAGGTGCGACTCCCAGAGGTGGAGCTCCCGAAGGTGTCAGAGATGAAGCTTCCGAAGGTGCCAGAGGTGGCCGTGCCCGAGGTGAGACTTCCAGAGGTGCAGCTGCCAAAAGTCCCAGAGATGAAGCTGCCAAAGGTGCCGGAGATGGCCGTGCCCGAAGTGCGTCTCCCAGAAGTGCAGCTGCCGAAAGTCCCGGAGATGAAACTCCCCGAGGTGAAGCTCCCGAAGGTGCCAGAGATGGCCGTGCCGGAAGTGCGTCTCCCAGAAGTGCAGCTGCCGAAAGTCCCGGAGATGAAGCTGCCGAAGGTGCCCGAGGTGATATGCCCGGAGATGAAGCTGCCGAAGGTGCCCGAGGTGATATGCCCGGAAATGAAACTCCCGAAGGTGCCAGAGATGGCCGTGCCGGAAGTGCGACTCCCAGAGGTGCAGCTGCCGAAAGTCCCCGAGGTGAAACTCCCTGAGGTGAAACTCCCTGAGGTGAAGCTCCCGAAGGTGCCTGAGATGGCCGTGCCGGAAGTGCGTCTCCCAGAGGTGCAGCTGCCGAAAGTCTCGGAGATGAAGGTCCCTGACGTCAAACTCCCTGAGGTGAAGCTCCCGGAGATAAAACTCCCCAAGGTGCCGGAAATGGTCGTGCCCGACGTCCACCTCCCGGAAGTACATCTGCCAAAAGTGTCGGAGATGCGGCTGCCAGAAGTGCAGGCTCCCAAGGTCCCGGAGGTGCATCTGCCGAAGGCACCAGAGGTGAAGCTGCCCAAGGCTCCGGAGGTACAGCTAAAAGCTGCCAGGGTAGAGGAGGCAGAGGGCATGGACTTTGGCTTCAAGATGCCCAAGATGACCTTGCCCAAGCTAGGGAGGGCGGAGTCCCCAGCTCGGGGCAAGCCGGGTGAGGCAGGCGCTGAGGTCTCGGGGAAGCTGGTGACACTTCCCTGTCTGCAGCCAGAGGTGGGCAGTGAGGCTCGTGTGGGTGTCCCCTCTCTCACACTGCCCTCGGTGGAGCTAGACCTGCCAGGGGCTCTCGGCCTTGAGGGGCAGGCTGCTGCCAAAGTGGGCAAAGGGGAGCAGGCAGAAGCAGCTGGGGTCGGGGAAGTGGCCTTCCGGTTGCCTTCCGTGGAGATCGTCACCCCACAGCTTCCCACACTGGAGGAAGGGCAGGCAGAGGTGACAGAGGCGAAAGTCAAGCCCTCCTCCAAGTTCTCCCTGCCCAAGTTTGGACTCTCGGGGCCAAAGGTGACCAAGGCAGAGGCTGAGGGGGCCGGACGAGCTGCCAAGCTGAAGGTGTCCAAGTTCGCCATCTCACTCCCCAGGGCTCGGGTGGGGACCGAGGTGGAGGCCAAGGGTATGGAGGAGGCAGGTCTGCTGCCCGCCCTCGACCTGTCCATCCCGCAGCTAAGCCTGGATTCCCATCTGCCCACAGGCAAGGCAGAGGTTGCTGGGGCCGATATCAAGctcaaggggcccaggtttggcCTGCCCAAGTTTGGGGTCAGGGGCCGGGACACTGAGGCGGGAGAACTAGTGCCAGGGATGGCTGAGCTGGAGGGCAAGAACAAGGGCTGGGATGGGAAGGTGAAGATGCCCAAGCTGAAGATGCCCTCCTTTGGGCTGGCTCGAGGGAAGGAAGCAGACATCTCGGGTGGGCGAGTCAGCCCCGGGGAAAAGTCAGAGTCCACAGCTGTGCAGCTTAAGATCCCCGAGGTGGAATTGGTTGCTCTGGGGGCCCAGGAGGAGGGGCGGGTAGAGGAGGAGGCAGCCGGCGGCCGAGGACGGCTCACAGGCCTGCAAGTGTCCCCAGCCAAGCAGGTGGGCACTGAGGCCCAGGACGGGGGGCTGAGGATGCCACTGGGCATCTCCCTGCCCCAGGTGGAGCTCACCGGCTTTAGGGAGGCCACCCCGGGCCAGCAGGCTGAGAGTTCGGCCCCTCCAGCAGAGGGCACAGCAGGCTACAGGGTCCACATGCCTCAAGTGACCTTGGCTCTACCTGGAGCCCAGGCGGCGGGTGGCGAGCTGTTCGTGGGCGAAGGTGTCTTCAAGATGCCCGCTGTGACAGTGCCCCAGCTTGAGCTGGACGTGGGGCTGAGCCGAGAGGTGCAGGACGGGGAGGCCACCACCGGTGAGGGTGGGCTGAAGCTGAAGGTGCCTACACTGGGGGCTAGAGCTGGGGCCGGGGCTGAGGGGCCAAGCGACCAGTCTGCAGGGGCAGAGCGCACCTTCCACCTCTCCCTGCCCGACGTGGAGCTCTCCCCGCCCGCCGTGGGCACCCACGCTGAGTAccaggtggcagagggtgagggaGATGCCGGACACAAGCTCAAGGTGCGGCTGCCCCGGTTTGGCCTGGCACGGGCCAAGGAGGGGGCTGAGGAAGGTGAGAAGGCCAAGAGCCCAAAACTCAAGCTGCCCCGCGTGGGCTTCAGCCAGAGCGAGGCGGTCAGTGGAGAAGGCTCCCCCAGCCCCGAGGAGGAGGACGCGGAAGGCGGCGGGGAAGGGGCCTCCGGGCGCCGAGGTCGTGTCCGAGTCCGCTTGCCCCGTGTGGGCCTGGCTGCCCCTTCCAAGGCCTCCCGGGGGCAGGAGGGTGAGGCGGCGCCCAAGTCTCCCAGTGGGGAGAAGTCACCCAAGTTCCGCTTCCCCCGGGTGTCCCTAAGCCCCAAGGCTCGGGGCGGGAGCGGGGACCAGGATGAGGGTGGATTCCGGGTGCGGCTGCCCAGTGTGGGGTTTTCCGAGACGGGCCCTCCAGGCCCCACGAGGATGGAGGGGGCTCAGGCTGCTGTCATCTGA